One genomic region from Pseudoduganella lutea encodes:
- a CDS encoding ExbD/TolR family protein — translation MASSFNSGSMRGGRGRKLKSEINVVPYIDVMLCLLIIFMVMPSSNNPSSIDLPHAEKSVRPPDAYIQVTLKPNGALSIGIAGKNADAPETAPNRDALVRKLAVLHEDHPDYPVLIAGDKESKYDDVIQLISEAKKMGITRVGLATK, via the coding sequence ATGGCATCGTCCTTCAACAGCGGCAGCATGCGCGGCGGCCGCGGCCGCAAGCTCAAATCCGAGATCAATGTCGTGCCGTACATCGACGTGATGCTGTGCCTGCTGATCATCTTCATGGTGATGCCGAGCTCGAACAATCCGAGCTCGATCGACTTGCCGCATGCGGAAAAGTCGGTGCGGCCGCCGGATGCCTACATCCAGGTCACCTTGAAGCCCAACGGTGCGCTGTCGATCGGCATCGCGGGCAAGAATGCGGATGCGCCGGAAACGGCGCCGAACCGCGATGCGCTGGTGCGCAAGCTGGCGGTCCTGCACGAGGATCATCCCGACTATCCGGTGCTGATCGCTGGCGACAAGGAAAGCAAGTACGACGACGTGATCCAGCTGATTTCCGAAGCGAAGAAGATGGGCATCACCCGCGTCGGTCTGGCGACGAAGTAA
- the tolB gene encoding Tol-Pal system beta propeller repeat protein TolB, translating to MKKLNTLFLTAGMLASLTAQAQLRVEISGVGSNQIPVAVAAFVDEGQSPTQISKVIKTDLERSGAFKVIDAGTISDINSVDAASYKARGADALVVGTVQKQPNGTYDVRYKLMSTIQNAKISQLDQQAPAQFTRLSAHKIADDVYEKLTGVRGIFATRIAYVTQQGRSYRLEVADADGENVQLALSSNEPIISPSWSPDGTKVAYVSFEQKKPVIYVQNLITRQRTVIANERGSNSAPSWSPDGSRIALALSKTGNTQVYIANSSGGGIRRISNSSGIDTEPQFSADGQSIYFTSDRSGGPQIYRMSANGGDAQRVTFKGNYNISPRISSDGKSLAYISRRNGNFQLYVMDLASGQELRLSDNTNDQAPSFAPNGKYILYSTESGGRKALAVVSVDGRVKQRLTIQAGAIKEPTWGPFMK from the coding sequence ATGAAAAAACTCAATACCTTGTTCCTTACCGCCGGCATGCTGGCCAGCCTGACCGCCCAGGCGCAACTGCGCGTGGAAATCTCGGGTGTCGGCAGCAACCAGATTCCCGTGGCGGTCGCCGCCTTCGTCGACGAAGGCCAGTCGCCCACGCAGATTTCCAAGGTCATCAAGACCGACCTGGAGCGCAGCGGCGCCTTCAAGGTGATCGATGCCGGCACGATCAGCGATATCAACAGCGTCGATGCCGCGTCCTACAAGGCGCGCGGCGCGGACGCCCTCGTGGTCGGCACCGTGCAGAAGCAGCCGAACGGCACGTACGACGTGCGCTACAAGCTGATGTCGACGATCCAGAACGCGAAGATCTCGCAACTGGACCAGCAGGCGCCGGCGCAATTCACCCGCCTGTCGGCGCACAAGATCGCCGACGACGTCTATGAAAAACTGACCGGCGTGCGCGGCATCTTCGCCACCCGCATCGCCTATGTCACGCAACAAGGCCGTTCGTACCGCCTCGAAGTGGCGGATGCGGATGGCGAAAACGTGCAGCTGGCGCTGTCGTCGAACGAGCCGATCATTTCGCCGTCGTGGTCGCCGGACGGCACCAAGGTCGCCTATGTGTCGTTCGAGCAGAAAAAGCCGGTGATCTACGTGCAGAACCTGATCACCCGCCAGCGCACCGTCATCGCCAACGAGCGTGGCAGCAATTCGGCGCCTTCCTGGTCGCCGGACGGCAGTCGCATCGCGCTGGCGCTGTCGAAAACGGGCAATACCCAGGTCTACATCGCCAACAGCAGCGGCGGCGGCATCCGCCGCATCTCGAACAGCAGCGGCATCGATACCGAACCGCAGTTCTCCGCGGACGGCCAGTCGATCTACTTCACCAGCGACCGCAGCGGCGGCCCGCAGATCTACCGCATGAGTGCGAACGGCGGCGATGCGCAGCGCGTGACGTTCAAGGGTAACTACAACATCAGCCCGCGCATCTCCTCCGATGGGAAGTCGCTGGCGTATATTTCCCGGCGCAACGGCAACTTCCAGCTCTATGTCATGGATCTGGCAAGCGGCCAGGAGCTCCGTTTGTCGGATAACACGAACGACCAGGCCCCCAGCTTCGCACCGAACGGCAAGTACATCCTGTACTCGACCGAATCGGGCGGGCGCAAGGCCCTGGCGGTGGTGTCGGTGGACGGCCGGGTCAAGCAGCGCCTGACCATTCAGGCCGGAGCAATCAAGGAGCCCACCTGGGGTCCTTTCATGAAGTAA
- the tolA gene encoding cell envelope integrity protein TolA has translation MTNKEATAGGPYRVPRHDSGWRAFGLALATHALLFLFLGIGINWQSSEPVAVEAEVWDLTTQQAAPPPPAAEEPDPAPEPTPTPEPEPAPPPPAPTPAPPPPREVTPPKPDPEIALKKEREKKKEEEKRLAAEKAEEKRKQKLEDEKERKLAEQKKKEEDKKQREEEERERRLAEEKAEKKQAEEDKKKQLAAKKAAEKKEADRLAKIRSEEMRRITGAAGGSSGTAEKSTAPRMDSGYVAAITAKIKSNISYAGSQDVPGNPRAEFKISQLPTGEIISVRKIKSSGIPAYDAAVENAINKSSPLPKKKDGTVERDINANFNLKDLP, from the coding sequence ATGACGAACAAGGAAGCCACAGCGGGCGGCCCTTACCGGGTACCCCGGCACGACAGCGGCTGGCGGGCGTTCGGCCTGGCTTTGGCCACGCACGCGCTGCTGTTCCTGTTCCTGGGCATCGGTATCAACTGGCAGAGTTCGGAGCCGGTGGCGGTGGAAGCGGAAGTCTGGGACCTGACGACGCAGCAGGCGGCCCCGCCGCCGCCGGCCGCCGAGGAACCGGACCCCGCGCCGGAACCCACCCCCACGCCCGAGCCTGAACCGGCTCCGCCGCCACCCGCCCCGACGCCGGCCCCGCCGCCGCCGCGCGAGGTGACGCCACCGAAGCCCGATCCGGAGATCGCGCTGAAGAAGGAGCGCGAGAAGAAGAAGGAAGAGGAAAAGCGCCTGGCGGCCGAAAAGGCCGAGGAGAAGCGCAAGCAGAAGCTCGAGGACGAGAAGGAGCGCAAGCTCGCCGAGCAGAAGAAGAAGGAAGAAGACAAGAAACAGCGCGAGGAAGAGGAAAGAGAACGCCGGCTGGCCGAGGAAAAGGCCGAGAAGAAACAGGCCGAGGAAGACAAGAAGAAACAGCTGGCCGCGAAAAAGGCGGCGGAAAAGAAGGAAGCCGACCGCCTGGCGAAGATCCGCTCGGAAGAAATGCGCCGCATCACGGGCGCGGCGGGCGGCAGTTCGGGCACGGCCGAGAAATCGACCGCGCCGCGGATGGACAGTGGCTACGTGGCCGCCATCACGGCCAAGATCAAGAGCAATATCAGCTACGCGGGCAGCCAGGATGTTCCCGGCAATCCGCGTGCCGAGTTCAAGATTTCGCAATTGCCGACTGGGGAAATCATTTCGGTCCGAAAGATCAAGAGCAGCGGGATTCCCGCCTACGATGCCGCCGTGGAGAACGCGATCAACAAATCGTCGCCTCTGCCGAAAAAGAAAGACGGCACGGTGGAACGGGATATCAATGCCAACTTTAATTTGAAAGACTTGCCTTGA
- the pal gene encoding peptidoglycan-associated lipoprotein Pal has product MRNVKSIAFIISSAALLAACSSPVKVSEPAPVVESKPAEAPAAAQDTRAVAPVETKSIDPLDDPQGVLAQRSVYFDFDSYVVREDGKSVVTNHSGYLTKNTGRNILIQGNTDERGGAEYNLALGQKRAEAVKRSMVALGVSEGQIEAVSLGKEKPKATGSNEEAWAQNRRADIVYK; this is encoded by the coding sequence ATGCGTAACGTAAAAAGCATCGCCTTCATCATCAGCAGCGCCGCCCTGCTGGCAGCTTGCTCGAGCCCCGTCAAGGTTTCCGAGCCGGCACCGGTAGTGGAAAGCAAGCCAGCCGAAGCACCAGCGGCAGCGCAGGACACCCGTGCCGTGGCACCGGTGGAAACCAAGTCGATCGACCCGCTGGATGACCCGCAAGGCGTGCTGGCGCAGCGCAGCGTGTACTTCGACTTCGACAGCTATGTCGTGCGCGAAGACGGCAAATCGGTGGTGACCAACCACTCCGGCTACCTGACCAAGAACACCGGCCGCAACATCCTGATCCAGGGCAACACCGACGAACGCGGCGGCGCCGAATACAACCTGGCCCTGGGCCAGAAGCGCGCCGAAGCCGTGAAGCGCTCGATGGTCGCGCTGGGCGTGTCCGAAGGCCAGATCGAAGCCGTTTCGCTGGGCAAGGAAAAGCCGAAGGCAACGGGCAGCAACGAAGAAGCGTGGGCACAGAACCGCCGCGCCGACATCGTCTACAAGTAA